A section of the Streptomyces sp. SCL15-4 genome encodes:
- a CDS encoding thioesterase family protein, with protein sequence MAEAATAPSPRAAIGDSEFDRDTAVTRREPGVYDIDLSAGWTIISAVNGGYLLAVLGRALADTLPHPDPFSITAHYLTASRPGPAVVRTGTVRTGRTLSTGQASLFQYDDEGNEVERIRVLASYGDLAALPDDVRTTAAPPAIPPLERCFGPEDGPAPIDGSNAIAGRLMIKLDPATTGWALGSPSGKGEMRAWFGLADGRDADPLSLLLAVDALPPTAFEMGLKGWVPTVELTVHVRRRPAPGPLRVSITTRNLAGGFLEEDAEVWDSADRLVAQSRQLARVRLG encoded by the coding sequence ATGGCAGAAGCAGCTACCGCCCCCTCCCCGCGAGCCGCGATCGGCGACAGCGAGTTCGACCGCGACACCGCGGTCACCCGGCGCGAGCCCGGCGTCTACGACATCGACCTCTCGGCCGGCTGGACCATCATCAGCGCCGTCAACGGCGGCTATCTGCTGGCCGTGCTCGGCCGGGCCCTCGCGGACACCCTCCCGCACCCGGACCCCTTCTCCATCACCGCCCACTACCTCACCGCCTCCCGGCCCGGCCCGGCGGTCGTCCGCACCGGGACGGTCCGCACCGGCCGCACCCTCTCCACCGGCCAGGCCTCGCTCTTCCAGTACGACGACGAGGGCAACGAGGTCGAGCGCATCCGCGTCCTCGCCTCCTACGGCGACCTCGCCGCCCTCCCCGACGACGTCCGTACGACGGCCGCCCCGCCCGCGATCCCCCCGCTGGAGCGGTGCTTCGGCCCCGAGGACGGCCCGGCCCCGATCGACGGCAGCAACGCCATCGCCGGCCGGCTGATGATCAAGCTGGACCCGGCCACCACCGGCTGGGCCCTCGGCAGTCCCTCCGGCAAGGGCGAGATGCGCGCCTGGTTCGGCCTCGCCGACGGCCGCGACGCCGACCCGCTCTCGCTGCTCCTCGCCGTCGACGCCCTGCCGCCCACCGCCTTCGAGATGGGCCTCAAGGGCTGGGTGCCGACCGTGGAACTCACCGTCCACGTGCGCCGGCGCCCGGCCCCGGGACCGCTGCGGGTGTCGATCACCACCCGCAACCTGGCCGGCGGCTTCCTGGAGGAGGACGCCGAGGTCTGGGACAGCGCGGACCGGCTGGTCGCGCAGTCCCGCCAGCTGGCCCGGGTCAGGCTCGGCTGA
- a CDS encoding alpha/beta hydrolase: MSLTGTPFLYTTIALSVVALILPLVLWSRMGGPRPLRAAARVLMLLFAQGTAVTLVFVLVNNQNNLYDDWADLLGTGDHVQQAADLGRDGTGGISVERLPRVRQSFRPVGGPGTRAAGTVRVTQLQGRVSGVNAEVYVWLPPQYDDPAYRHHRFPVVELLPGYPGSAKAWFGALRAPEQLLPLMRDGRVAPFILVAPRTNLLAGVDTGCANIPGQVNADSWLSIDVPKMVKDNFRTEPAPRGWAVAGYSAGAHCAVKLAVAHPDRYRAAVSMSGYNDPIAERDSLAAQSPALRAANNPYALLRKAATPPPVALYLSGQPGDGYQAGMALRSAAKAPTTVSVVFLPRSAGGHTLALWRPQIPAVFRWLTLQMGQSHAKGRDTSVAGAATPPSPSSAGSTHEALASGTASRAGAARTP, encoded by the coding sequence ATGAGCCTCACCGGGACTCCGTTCCTCTACACCACCATCGCGCTGTCCGTGGTCGCCCTGATTCTGCCGCTCGTGCTCTGGTCACGGATGGGCGGCCCCAGACCGCTGCGGGCCGCGGCCCGCGTCCTGATGCTGCTGTTCGCCCAGGGCACGGCCGTCACGCTGGTGTTCGTCCTGGTCAACAACCAGAACAACCTGTATGACGACTGGGCCGACCTGCTCGGCACCGGCGACCACGTCCAGCAGGCCGCCGACCTGGGCCGGGACGGCACCGGCGGCATCTCGGTGGAACGGCTGCCCCGGGTCCGGCAGTCCTTCAGGCCCGTCGGCGGGCCCGGCACGCGCGCGGCCGGCACCGTGCGCGTCACCCAGCTTCAGGGCCGGGTCTCCGGGGTGAACGCCGAGGTCTACGTCTGGCTGCCGCCGCAGTACGACGACCCGGCCTACCGGCACCACAGGTTCCCGGTGGTGGAGCTGCTGCCCGGCTATCCCGGTTCGGCGAAGGCCTGGTTCGGCGCGCTGCGCGCCCCCGAGCAGCTGCTGCCGCTGATGCGCGACGGCCGGGTGGCGCCGTTCATCCTGGTCGCCCCGCGCACCAACCTGCTGGCCGGCGTGGACACCGGCTGCGCCAACATCCCCGGTCAGGTCAACGCCGACAGCTGGCTCAGCATCGACGTGCCGAAGATGGTCAAGGACAACTTCCGCACCGAGCCGGCCCCGCGCGGCTGGGCGGTGGCCGGCTACTCGGCGGGCGCGCACTGCGCGGTGAAGCTGGCCGTGGCGCACCCCGACCGGTACCGGGCCGCGGTGAGCATGTCCGGCTACAACGACCCGATCGCCGAACGCGACTCCCTCGCCGCCCAGAGCCCCGCCCTGCGCGCCGCGAACAACCCCTACGCACTGCTGCGGAAGGCGGCCACGCCGCCGCCGGTCGCGCTGTACCTCTCCGGCCAGCCCGGCGACGGCTACCAGGCGGGCATGGCGCTGCGGTCCGCCGCCAAGGCGCCCACCACCGTGAGCGTGGTCTTCCTGCCGCGCAGTGCGGGCGGTCACACCCTGGCGCTGTGGCGCCCGCAGATACCCGCCGTCTTCCGCTGGCTGACCCTCCAGATGGGGCAGAGCCACGCCAAGGGGCGGGACACCTCCGTCGCCGGGGCCGCTACTCCTCCGTCACCGTCGAGCGCCGGTTCCACGCACGAGGCGCTCGCCAGTGGAACCGCATCGCGAGCAGGCGCAGCACGAACGCCGTGA
- a CDS encoding trimeric intracellular cation channel family protein — protein sequence MQLQQLFSPSVQHTLDVIGIFVFAISGALLAVRKNFDVFGIAVLAEVTALGGGLFRDLVIGAVPPAAFTDLGYFVTPLLAALVVFFLHPHVERIQSAVLVFDAAGLGLFCVSGTTKAYSHGLGLTASATLGLATAVGGGVLRDVLANEVPSLLRWDRDLYAVPAIVGSAMVVLCIRYDALSPLTSGFAALTAFVLRLLAMRFHWRAPRAWNRRSTVTEE from the coding sequence GTGCAGCTCCAGCAACTCTTCAGCCCCTCCGTCCAGCACACGCTCGACGTGATCGGGATCTTCGTGTTCGCGATCTCCGGCGCCCTGCTGGCCGTCCGGAAGAACTTCGACGTGTTCGGCATCGCCGTGCTCGCCGAGGTCACCGCGCTGGGCGGCGGGCTGTTCCGCGACCTGGTCATCGGGGCCGTGCCCCCGGCGGCCTTCACGGACCTCGGCTACTTCGTCACGCCGCTGCTCGCCGCGCTCGTCGTCTTCTTCCTGCACCCGCACGTGGAGCGCATCCAGTCGGCGGTGCTCGTCTTCGACGCGGCCGGCCTCGGCCTGTTCTGCGTCAGCGGCACCACGAAGGCGTACAGCCACGGGCTCGGCCTGACCGCGTCGGCGACGCTGGGCCTGGCCACCGCCGTGGGCGGCGGTGTGCTGCGGGACGTGCTGGCCAACGAGGTGCCCTCGCTGCTGCGCTGGGACCGCGACCTGTACGCGGTCCCGGCGATCGTGGGCTCCGCGATGGTGGTGCTGTGCATCCGCTACGACGCGCTCTCCCCGCTCACCAGCGGATTCGCGGCCCTCACGGCGTTCGTGCTGCGCCTGCTCGCGATGCGGTTCCACTGGCGAGCGCCTCGTGCGTGGAACCGGCGCTCGACGGTGACGGAGGAGTAG
- a CDS encoding M1 family metallopeptidase, with amino-acid sequence MALSRSARLGVLATAAASLLAIAASAPPTQGAPGIGDPYFPHLGNGGYDARHYDLDVAYAPGTGRLDGRTTLTARATQTLSSFDLDLQKLRISRVEVDGRRAAFTRGGDEVTVTPRRPLAEGRDFTVSVTYDGVPEALGGPIVFGSDYGWMKTADGVFVACEPNAASTWFPSSDHPADKATYDIRIKAPQGLTAVSNGRLVSAYDKDGSTYTHWRESRPMATYLATATIGKFDVRTGRTPGGIPVYVAIDPVLKDANTVDVYGVTSAVTDYWSRLFGPYPFEETGAIVDDMPEAGFSLEVQSKPAYSAVRSETTIVHELAHQWFGDSVSVARWNDIWLNEGFATYAQWLWAEHKGTRSAHDSFLAGYGSRPADSDFWQVRPGAPERDTMFASAVYQRGAMTLQMLRERIGDPAFFRLLPAWTSLHRYGNAGTADFIRLAERVSGRQLDDLFDTWLFTTGKPAL; translated from the coding sequence ATGGCACTCTCCCGTTCGGCACGTCTGGGGGTCCTCGCCACCGCGGCGGCCTCCCTCCTCGCCATCGCCGCCTCCGCGCCCCCCACCCAGGGCGCCCCCGGCATCGGCGACCCCTACTTCCCGCACCTCGGCAACGGCGGCTACGACGCCCGCCATTACGACCTGGACGTGGCCTACGCGCCCGGCACCGGCCGCCTGGACGGCCGTACCACCCTCACCGCGCGCGCCACCCAGACCCTGTCCTCCTTCGATCTCGACCTCCAGAAGCTGCGGATATCGCGGGTCGAGGTGGACGGCAGACGGGCGGCGTTCACCCGGGGCGGCGACGAGGTCACCGTCACCCCGCGCCGGCCGCTGGCCGAGGGCCGCGACTTCACCGTCTCCGTCACCTACGACGGCGTCCCCGAGGCCCTCGGCGGCCCCATCGTCTTCGGCTCCGACTACGGCTGGATGAAGACCGCCGACGGCGTCTTCGTCGCCTGCGAGCCCAACGCCGCCTCGACCTGGTTCCCGTCCAGCGACCACCCCGCCGACAAGGCCACCTACGACATCCGGATCAAGGCGCCGCAGGGCCTGACCGCCGTCTCCAACGGCCGGCTGGTGTCGGCGTACGACAAGGACGGCTCGACGTACACCCACTGGCGGGAGTCCAGGCCGATGGCCACCTACCTGGCCACCGCCACCATCGGGAAGTTCGACGTGCGGACCGGCCGGACCCCCGGCGGCATCCCGGTCTACGTGGCGATCGACCCGGTGCTGAAGGACGCCAACACCGTCGACGTCTACGGCGTCACCTCCGCCGTCACCGACTACTGGTCGCGGCTCTTCGGGCCGTACCCCTTCGAGGAGACCGGCGCCATCGTCGACGACATGCCGGAGGCCGGGTTCTCGCTGGAGGTGCAGAGCAAGCCCGCCTACTCGGCGGTGCGCAGCGAGACGACCATCGTGCACGAGCTGGCCCACCAGTGGTTCGGCGACTCGGTGAGCGTGGCGCGCTGGAACGACATCTGGCTCAACGAGGGCTTCGCCACCTACGCCCAGTGGCTGTGGGCCGAGCACAAGGGCACCCGCTCCGCCCACGACTCCTTCCTCGCCGGATACGGCTCCCGGCCCGCCGACTCCGACTTCTGGCAGGTCAGGCCCGGTGCCCCGGAGCGGGACACCATGTTCGCCTCCGCCGTCTACCAGCGCGGCGCGATGACCCTCCAGATGCTGCGCGAGCGGATCGGCGACCCGGCCTTCTTCCGGCTGCTGCCCGCGTGGACCTCGCTCCACCGGTACGGCAACGCCGGCACCGCCGACTTCATCCGGCTCGCCGAGCGCGTCAGCGGACGGCAGCTGGACGACCTCTTCGACACCTGGCTGTTCACGACAGGGAAACCTGCCCTCTAG
- a CDS encoding dipeptide ABC transporter ATP-binding protein, protein MSETKKTDEAAIPPQAPASEGSADREVLLRVEGLTKHFPIKKGILQRQVGAVKAVDGIDFEVRKGETLGVVGESGCGKSTMGRVITRLQDPTGGKITFEGRDITRLSTGQMRPLRRDIQMIFQDPYGSLNPRHTIGSIVSAPFRLQGVEPEGGVKKEVQRLLSLVGLSPEHYNRYPHEFSGGQRQRIGIARALALKPKLVVADEPVSALDVSIQAQVVNLMDDLQQELGLTYVIIAHDLSVVRHVSDRIAVMYLGKIVELADRTSLYEAPMHPYTKALMSAVPVPDTKRRGRKNERILLRGDVPSPIAPPPGCRFHTRCWKATEICRTTEPQLIELRPGQRVACHHPENFADQAPQDTVLLSAAKKASELVPDAVVSDGSAEKEPAATKEPAAEKPAATKESAAEKPAAEKEPAAEKKPAAQDTDSEKASEATASEKASEAAVSEEASGETAAEEASQAADSEPDKAAASAEAVAEAADTAPAPEAAAAAAATEASGEKTGPGAKSTPRTTRKAAKKTPGKPSAGTGSEEPSGT, encoded by the coding sequence GTGAGTGAGACCAAGAAGACGGACGAGGCCGCGATCCCTCCGCAGGCGCCGGCCTCCGAGGGCTCGGCGGACCGCGAGGTGCTGCTCAGGGTCGAGGGCCTGACCAAGCACTTCCCGATCAAGAAGGGGATCCTGCAGCGCCAGGTCGGCGCCGTGAAGGCCGTCGACGGGATCGACTTCGAGGTGCGCAAGGGCGAGACCCTGGGCGTGGTCGGCGAGTCCGGCTGCGGCAAGTCGACCATGGGCCGGGTCATCACCCGTCTCCAGGACCCGACCGGCGGGAAGATCACCTTCGAGGGCCGGGACATCACGCGGCTGAGCACCGGGCAGATGCGTCCGCTGCGCCGCGACATCCAGATGATCTTCCAGGACCCGTACGGTTCCCTGAACCCCCGCCACACCATCGGCTCGATCGTCTCGGCGCCCTTCCGGCTCCAGGGCGTGGAGCCGGAGGGCGGGGTCAAGAAGGAGGTCCAGCGGCTCCTCTCCCTGGTCGGCCTCAGCCCCGAGCACTACAACCGCTACCCGCACGAGTTCTCCGGCGGCCAGCGCCAGCGCATCGGCATCGCCCGCGCGCTCGCGCTGAAGCCGAAGCTGGTGGTGGCGGACGAGCCGGTCTCCGCGCTGGACGTGTCGATCCAGGCGCAGGTCGTCAACCTCATGGACGACCTCCAGCAGGAGCTGGGCCTGACCTATGTGATCATCGCCCACGACCTGTCGGTGGTCCGGCACGTGTCGGACCGGATCGCGGTGATGTACCTCGGCAAGATCGTGGAGCTGGCCGACCGCACCTCGCTGTACGAGGCGCCGATGCACCCGTACACCAAGGCACTGATGTCGGCGGTGCCGGTGCCGGACACCAAGCGCCGGGGGCGGAAGAACGAGCGCATCCTGCTGCGCGGTGACGTTCCGTCCCCGATCGCCCCGCCCCCCGGCTGCCGGTTCCACACCCGCTGCTGGAAGGCGACGGAGATCTGCCGGACGACCGAGCCGCAGCTGATCGAGCTGAGGCCGGGCCAGCGGGTGGCCTGCCACCACCCGGAGAACTTCGCCGACCAGGCCCCGCAGGACACGGTGCTGCTGTCGGCGGCGAAGAAGGCGTCGGAACTGGTCCCGGACGCGGTCGTCTCCGACGGTTCGGCCGAGAAGGAACCGGCGGCCACCAAGGAGCCGGCGGCGGAGAAGCCGGCGGCCACCAAGGAGTCGGCGGCGGAGAAGCCGGCGGCCGAGAAGGAGCCGGCGGCCGAGAAGAAGCCGGCCGCGCAGGACACGGACTCCGAGAAGGCTTCCGAGGCGACCGCTTCCGAGAAGGCTTCCGAGGCGGCCGTCTCCGAAGAGGCGTCTGGGGAGACCGCCGCCGAAGAGGCCTCCCAGGCCGCCGACTCCGAGCCGGACAAGGCCGCCGCGTCCGCCGAGGCCGTCGCCGAGGCCGCCGACACCGCGCCGGCTCCCGAGGCCGCCGCGGCCGCCGCGGCGACGGAGGCGTCCGGGGAGAAGACCGGTCCCGGCGCGAAGTCCACGCCGAGGACGACCCGGAAGGCGGCGAAGAAGACGCCCGGCAAGCCCTCCGCCGGGACCGGCTCCGAGGAGCCGTCCGGCACGTAG
- a CDS encoding ABC transporter ATP-binding protein — protein sequence MTELSKTGAAVGEPAPAKAPEAFLEVRDLKVHFPTDDGLVKSVDGVSFSLEKGKTLAIVGESGSGKSVTSLAIMGLHRLGARGKNVRMSGEIWLNGKELISSSPDEVRKLRGREMAMIFQDPLSAMHPYYKVGDQIVEAYRVHHDVSKKVARTRAIEMLDRVGIPEPAKRVDGYPHEFSGGMRQRAMIAMALVNNPELLIADEPTTALDVTVQAQILDLIRDLQKEFGSAVVMITHDLGVVAEIADEVLVMYGGRCVERGPADEVFEQPQHPYTWGLLGSMPRIDRETSERLIPVKGQPPSLINVPSGCAFHPRCPYADIPKGNVTRTVRPELEQVSTGHWSACHLPTEDRQRIWTEEIAPKL from the coding sequence GTGACCGAACTCTCCAAGACCGGTGCCGCGGTGGGCGAGCCCGCCCCCGCCAAGGCCCCCGAAGCCTTCCTGGAGGTCCGCGACCTCAAGGTGCACTTCCCGACCGACGACGGCCTGGTCAAGTCCGTCGACGGGGTCAGCTTCTCGCTGGAGAAGGGCAAGACCCTCGCCATCGTGGGCGAGTCCGGCTCCGGCAAGTCGGTGACCTCGCTGGCCATCATGGGCCTGCACCGGCTCGGCGCGCGCGGCAAGAACGTGCGGATGTCCGGCGAGATCTGGCTGAACGGCAAGGAACTGATCTCCTCCTCCCCGGACGAGGTGCGCAAGCTGCGCGGCCGGGAGATGGCGATGATCTTCCAGGACCCGCTGTCCGCGATGCACCCCTACTACAAGGTCGGCGACCAGATCGTCGAGGCGTACCGGGTGCACCACGACGTCAGCAAGAAGGTGGCCCGCACCCGGGCCATCGAGATGCTCGACCGGGTCGGCATCCCCGAGCCCGCCAAGCGCGTCGACGGCTACCCGCACGAGTTCTCCGGCGGTATGCGCCAGCGCGCCATGATCGCCATGGCCCTGGTCAACAACCCCGAGCTGCTCATCGCGGACGAGCCGACCACCGCCCTCGACGTGACCGTCCAGGCGCAGATCCTCGACCTGATCCGGGACCTGCAGAAGGAGTTCGGCTCCGCGGTCGTCATGATCACCCACGACCTCGGCGTGGTCGCCGAGATCGCCGACGAGGTCCTGGTGATGTACGGCGGCCGATGCGTGGAGCGCGGTCCGGCCGATGAGGTCTTCGAGCAGCCGCAGCACCCCTACACCTGGGGCCTGCTCGGCTCGATGCCCCGCATCGACCGCGAGACCTCCGAACGGCTCATCCCGGTCAAGGGCCAGCCGCCGAGCCTCATCAACGTCCCCTCGGGCTGCGCCTTCCACCCGCGCTGCCCGTACGCGGACATCCCCAAGGGGAACGTCACCCGCACGGTGCGCCCCGAGCTGGAGCAGGTGAGCACCGGGCACTGGTCCGCCTGTCACCTCCCGACCGAGGACCGCCAGCGGATCTGGACCGAAGAGATTGCGCCGAAGCTGTGA
- a CDS encoding ABC transporter permease, whose product MISYILRRTFAAVILLLVVSAVTFAIFFLLPRLAGQTADQLAQQYIGKSPSKADIAAVKHNLGLDQPVYVQYWHFIKGIVAGATYDLGPTTVHCDAPCFGYSFKNHQAVWPELTSRIPVTASLAAGAAVLWLVSGVVVGVISALKPRSFFDRAFMGVALAGVSLPMFFTGKLAQLLFTVQIPIFGRTYVPLTENPAQWANTLFLAWCSLALLYSAIYARLTRSGMLETMNEDFIRTARSKGLVERRVVVKHGLRSALTPIITVFGMDLGLLLGGAVITESVFSLHGIGEYAVQGITDNDLPKILGVTLLAAFFVVIANLVVDVLYAAADPRVRLS is encoded by the coding sequence GTGATCTCGTACATCCTCCGCCGGACGTTCGCGGCAGTGATCCTGCTGCTGGTCGTCTCCGCGGTCACCTTCGCCATCTTCTTCCTGCTGCCGCGACTCGCCGGCCAGACGGCGGACCAGCTGGCACAGCAGTACATCGGCAAGAGCCCGTCGAAGGCGGACATCGCCGCGGTCAAGCACAACCTCGGTCTGGACCAGCCCGTCTACGTCCAGTACTGGCACTTCATCAAGGGGATCGTGGCCGGCGCCACGTACGACCTCGGCCCGACCACGGTGCACTGCGACGCGCCGTGCTTCGGCTACTCCTTCAAGAACCACCAGGCGGTCTGGCCGGAGCTGACCTCCCGCATCCCGGTCACGGCCTCGCTGGCCGCGGGGGCCGCCGTGCTGTGGCTCGTCTCCGGTGTGGTGGTCGGCGTGATCTCCGCGCTGAAGCCGCGCTCGTTCTTCGACCGCGCCTTCATGGGCGTCGCGCTCGCCGGTGTCTCGCTGCCCATGTTCTTCACGGGCAAGCTGGCGCAGCTGCTCTTCACCGTCCAGATCCCGATCTTCGGACGCACCTACGTCCCGCTCACGGAGAACCCGGCGCAGTGGGCCAACACCCTCTTCCTGGCCTGGTGTTCGCTGGCCCTGCTGTACTCCGCCATCTACGCCCGGCTGACCCGCTCGGGGATGCTGGAGACGATGAACGAGGACTTCATCCGCACGGCCCGGTCCAAGGGCCTGGTCGAGCGCCGGGTGGTGGTCAAGCACGGGCTGCGCTCCGCGCTCACCCCGATCATCACCGTCTTCGGCATGGACCTCGGTCTGCTGCTCGGCGGCGCCGTGATCACCGAGTCGGTGTTCTCGCTGCACGGCATCGGCGAGTACGCGGTGCAGGGCATCACCGACAACGACCTGCCCAAGATCCTCGGCGTGACCCTGCTCGCCGCCTTCTTCGTCGTGATCGCAAATCTTGTGGTGGACGTGCTCTACGCCGCCGCCGACCCGCGGGTGAGGCTCTCGTGA
- a CDS encoding ABC transporter substrate-binding protein: MEGKAPIMRRSALAAIAAIGSASLLLAGCSKADDNTNENGTKSAGANAATKGVVNASDKKGGTVTYEMSDVPDSFDPGNTYYAYMYNLSRLYARPLMTFKPGPGDEGNTLVPDLAASKGQPSEGGKTWTYKLRAGLKYEDGTPITSKDVKYAVERSNFARDVLSLGPNYFQQFMAGGDKYKGPYKDKNPKGLSSIETPDDTTIVFHLKQAFQEFDYLVATPQTAPVPQSKDTGVDYVKHILSSGSYKFQSYEDGKQAVLVRNENWDAKSDPLRKQLPDRIVVKLKVNPETIDQDVMAGNAIDLVGTGVQASTQAEVLTDEAKKANTDNTYGGRLVYLAINSKLKPFDKPECRKAVQYAIDKVSVQTAEGGPVRGEIASTVLPPDIPGYAKADAYATKDSKGDVAKAKDQLKACGKTSISTNITARSDRPQEIDAATAIINSLKKVGINASLKQYPSGKYFTDYAGVPKFTQKQNIGLMMMQWGADWPSGYGFLQQILNGKAISQSGSTNLSQYDNKDVNELLGKAIATQDTGERNGLYTQIDKKTMDDAVLVPLTYFKVLLGRPQNYTNLVSTAAFSGQYDYLNIGVASK, translated from the coding sequence ATGGAGGGGAAAGCGCCCATCATGCGAAGGTCAGCGCTGGCCGCTATCGCGGCCATCGGCTCCGCCAGCCTGCTTCTTGCGGGTTGCAGCAAGGCCGATGACAACACGAACGAGAACGGCACCAAGTCGGCCGGGGCCAACGCCGCGACCAAGGGCGTCGTGAACGCGTCGGACAAGAAGGGTGGCACGGTCACCTACGAGATGTCCGACGTCCCGGACTCCTTCGACCCGGGCAACACGTACTACGCGTACATGTACAACCTCAGCCGGCTGTACGCCCGTCCGCTGATGACCTTCAAGCCCGGCCCCGGCGACGAGGGCAACACCCTGGTCCCGGACCTCGCGGCGAGCAAGGGCCAGCCGAGCGAGGGCGGCAAGACCTGGACGTACAAGCTGCGTGCGGGCCTGAAGTACGAGGACGGCACGCCGATCACCTCGAAGGACGTCAAGTACGCCGTCGAGCGCTCCAACTTCGCGCGTGACGTGCTCTCCCTCGGCCCGAACTACTTCCAGCAGTTCATGGCCGGCGGCGACAAGTACAAGGGCCCGTACAAGGACAAGAACCCCAAGGGCCTGTCCTCCATCGAGACGCCGGACGACACCACGATCGTCTTCCACCTGAAGCAGGCCTTCCAGGAGTTCGACTACCTGGTCGCCACGCCGCAGACGGCTCCGGTGCCGCAGTCGAAGGACACCGGCGTCGACTACGTCAAGCACATCCTGTCCTCCGGCTCCTACAAGTTCCAGAGCTACGAGGACGGCAAGCAGGCCGTGCTCGTGCGCAACGAGAACTGGGACGCGAAGAGCGACCCGCTGCGCAAGCAGCTGCCGGACAGGATCGTCGTCAAGCTGAAGGTCAACCCGGAGACCATCGACCAGGACGTCATGGCGGGCAACGCCATCGACCTGGTCGGCACCGGTGTCCAGGCCTCCACCCAGGCCGAGGTGCTCACCGACGAGGCCAAGAAGGCCAACACGGACAACACCTACGGCGGCCGGCTCGTCTACCTGGCGATCAACAGCAAGCTGAAGCCGTTCGACAAGCCCGAGTGCCGCAAGGCCGTGCAGTACGCCATCGACAAGGTCTCGGTGCAGACCGCCGAGGGCGGCCCGGTCCGCGGTGAGATCGCCTCCACCGTCCTGCCCCCGGACATCCCGGGCTACGCGAAGGCCGACGCCTACGCCACCAAGGACAGCAAGGGCGACGTCGCCAAGGCCAAGGACCAGCTGAAGGCCTGCGGCAAGACCTCGATCTCCACCAACATCACGGCCCGGTCGGACCGTCCGCAGGAGATCGACGCCGCCACGGCGATCATCAACTCGCTGAAGAAGGTCGGCATCAACGCCAGCCTCAAGCAGTACCCGTCCGGCAAGTACTTCACGGACTACGCCGGCGTGCCGAAGTTCACCCAGAAGCAGAACATCGGCCTGATGATGATGCAGTGGGGTGCCGACTGGCCCTCCGGCTACGGCTTCCTGCAGCAGATCCTGAACGGCAAGGCGATCAGCCAGTCCGGCAGCACCAACCTGTCGCAGTACGACAACAAGGACGTCAACGAGCTGCTGGGCAAGGCGATCGCCACCCAGGACACCGGCGAGCGCAACGGCCTCTACACCCAGATCGACAAGAAGACCATGGACGACGCCGTCCTCGTCCCGCTGACCTACTTCAAGGTCCTGCTGGGCCGTCCGCAGAACTACACCAACCTGGTTTCCACGGCGGCCTTCAGCGGTCAGTACGACTACCTCAACATCGGCGTCGCGTCGAAGTAG